A window from Desulfobacteraceae bacterium encodes these proteins:
- a CDS encoding PAS domain-containing protein — MKLSLPFKISLFYAGCGSLWMLLADRTLAALSIPAAAALQKYQGWVFVLLTTLALWAFARRQVAGRLRGEAAHRETERQLASFAGAASDGFLLLDENLTILFANPAAEKMNRMGRPLVGMQLADLSPSAVSQGRIDQYRQTLRSGNPVSFEDVSVELPSGSHHLAISAFKTSEGIGLILRDITAQKQNAMELKRQKTFLVKILESIQGGISVIDRDLSIVMTNQVMQRWSADCAPMVGRKCHECYPADARACDPCPARRCFQTGRSERQIKPAPPGLGAEWIEVFCYPIQDETSGEITGAVKFVRDISEQVKTERMLRNYEKMVMASNDHLAMVDRHYLFQAANPTLASFLEIPREALVGASVPAIFGPSFFEQRLKADVDRCLNGEEIRHKGWFASKTSGKRLMDIAFYPILEHGGQVQGMAVIARDITEIKRLEEQFIEAQKLEAIGTLAGGIAHDFNNLLMGILGHTSLLLATADMAAGAAAHLKAIEECTRSASHLTTQLLGFARGGKYEVKTTDLAQLIQSESALFARTRREIRVETVCSPDLRPVEGDRNQIAQVLLNLFVNAWQAMPAGGSLQISADNVVVDAPKARACEVAPGPYVRVAVRDTGVGMNAETRQRIFEPFFTTRRRDRGTGLGLAAVYGIVRNHKGFITVSSLPNKGTTFEILLPASDPAPAPPEAPPCQDPGIGSGRGNVLLVDDEEMILTVGKAMLEKLGYSVQTALSGQEALAVYDQQKEALDLVILDMIMPDAGGDETFDRLRVINPAVRVLLSSGFSLEGKASQIMARGCNGFIQKPFSLNALSQKIREVMTA; from the coding sequence ATGAAACTCAGCCTACCCTTTAAAATCTCCCTTTTCTATGCCGGCTGCGGAAGCCTCTGGATGCTTCTAGCCGACCGGACCCTGGCGGCCCTTTCCATCCCCGCGGCGGCTGCTTTGCAAAAATACCAGGGCTGGGTGTTTGTTCTGCTGACCACCCTGGCCCTGTGGGCCTTCGCCCGGCGCCAGGTGGCGGGGCGGCTGCGGGGGGAGGCCGCCCACCGTGAAACCGAACGGCAGCTGGCCTCCTTCGCGGGCGCCGCCAGCGACGGCTTTCTGTTGCTGGATGAAAACCTCACCATACTGTTTGCCAACCCGGCCGCCGAGAAAATGAACCGCATGGGCCGTCCCCTGGTGGGCATGCAACTGGCCGATCTGTCGCCCAGCGCCGTGTCCCAGGGACGCATCGACCAGTACCGCCAAACGCTTCGCTCGGGAAACCCGGTGAGCTTCGAGGACGTCAGCGTGGAGTTGCCCTCCGGCAGCCACCACCTCGCCATCAGCGCCTTCAAGACCAGCGAGGGCATCGGCTTGATCCTGCGGGACATCACCGCCCAAAAACAGAACGCCATGGAGCTCAAACGCCAGAAAACATTCCTGGTCAAAATCCTCGAAAGCATCCAGGGCGGCATCAGCGTCATCGACCGGGACCTCTCGATTGTGATGACCAACCAGGTCATGCAGCGCTGGAGCGCGGACTGCGCCCCCATGGTGGGCCGCAAATGCCACGAGTGCTATCCCGCAGACGCCCGGGCCTGCGATCCGTGCCCGGCCCGGCGCTGTTTCCAAACCGGCCGCAGCGAGCGGCAAATCAAGCCGGCTCCTCCCGGGCTGGGGGCGGAATGGATCGAGGTCTTCTGCTACCCGATCCAGGACGAAACCAGCGGCGAGATCACCGGCGCCGTCAAATTCGTTCGCGACATCAGCGAACAGGTCAAAACCGAACGGATGTTGCGCAACTACGAGAAGATGGTGATGGCCTCCAACGATCACCTCGCCATGGTGGACCGCCATTACCTTTTTCAGGCCGCTAACCCCACCCTGGCCAGTTTTTTGGAGATCCCCCGGGAGGCCCTGGTCGGCGCCTCGGTCCCCGCCATTTTCGGCCCCTCGTTTTTTGAACAGCGCCTGAAGGCGGACGTCGACCGCTGCCTGAACGGCGAGGAAATTCGCCACAAAGGTTGGTTTGCCTCCAAAACATCCGGCAAGCGCCTGATGGACATCGCTTTTTATCCGATATTAGAGCACGGCGGCCAGGTCCAGGGAATGGCGGTGATCGCCCGCGACATCACCGAGATCAAGCGCCTGGAGGAACAGTTCATCGAAGCCCAGAAGCTGGAGGCCATCGGCACCCTGGCAGGCGGCATCGCCCACGATTTCAACAATCTCCTGATGGGCATTCTGGGCCACACATCCCTTCTGCTGGCCACCGCGGATATGGCCGCCGGGGCCGCGGCACACCTCAAGGCCATCGAGGAATGCACCCGCAGCGCCTCGCACCTCACTACCCAGCTGCTGGGCTTCGCCCGGGGCGGCAAATACGAGGTCAAGACCACCGACCTGGCCCAGCTGATCCAGTCCGAGAGCGCCCTTTTCGCCCGCACCCGCCGCGAAATCCGGGTGGAAACGGTCTGCAGCCCGGACCTGCGGCCAGTGGAGGGCGACCGCAACCAGATCGCCCAGGTGCTGCTCAACCTTTTCGTCAACGCCTGGCAGGCTATGCCCGCGGGCGGCAGCCTGCAGATCAGCGCCGACAACGTCGTGGTGGATGCCCCAAAGGCCCGGGCCTGCGAGGTCGCCCCGGGCCCCTATGTGCGGGTGGCCGTCCGTGATACCGGCGTGGGGATGAACGCCGAAACCCGCCAGCGGATATTCGAGCCTTTTTTCACCACCCGCCGCCGCGACCGGGGCACCGGGCTGGGGCTAGCCGCGGTTTACGGCATCGTGCGCAACCACAAGGGGTTCATCACCGTCAGCAGCCTGCCCAACAAGGGAACCACTTTTGAAATTCTCCTGCCGGCCTCAGACCCCGCGCCGGCCCCGCCGGAGGCGCCACCCTGCCAGGACCCCGGGATCGGCAGCGGCCGCGGCAACGTGCTGCTGGTGGACGACGAGGAAATGATCCTCACGGTGGGCAAGGCCATGCTGGAGAAATTGGGCTATAGCGTCCAGACCGCGCTTTCGGGGCAGGAGGCTTTGGCGGTTTACGACCAGCAAAAAGAGGCACTGGACCTGGTCATCCTGGACATGATCATGCCCGATGCGGGCGGCGATGAGACTTTTGACCGACTGCGGGTCATCAATCCGGCAGTACGGGTGCTGCTCTCCAGCGGCTTCAGCCTCGAGGGCAAGGCCAGCCAAATCATGGCGCGCGGCTGCAACGGTTTCATTCAGAAGCCTTTCTCACTGAACGCACTCTCCCAGAAAATCCGGGAAGTCATGACGGCCTGA